The bacterium genomic interval CGCAGAGGATGATCATTCATCTAGGAAATCCGTTGCCGGATTTCTCGAGCGATCTACCCGGTAACCATAATGAGACGGGCAATCTCGAAGTTACCATATTTGATCTTGCTCCATGTGGGGTTTACCCTGCCTTTTCTGTCACCAGAAAAGCGGTGCGCTCTTACCGCACCATTTCACCCTTACCACGATAACTCATGGCGGTATGTTTTCTGTGGCACTTTCCCTGGGATTGCTCCCGGTTCCTGTTAGGAACCACACTGCCCTGCGGAGTTCGGACTTTCCTCTGATCTTGCGGACCAGCGATCATCTTGCCTTCTCCGGTCACTTTGAACCTCTCACCCCCCCTTTATAAGATTGAAGATTGCAGATTACTGATTTCACATTTAAATCTGAAATCTAAAATCTGAAATCCTAAACGATTCCTTCTTTCTTGATTGCAATCTTATATTGTTCCAGTTTTTTGTACAAATTGCTGCGAGGAGTCTTAATTTTTTTTGCTGTTTTCGCAATATTCCAGTTATTCTGCTTCAATTTTTCCATCAGAAAAAGCTTCTCTGCAGTTTCTTTAAAATCCTTCAAAGTCTCCAACTGACCCAGGGAGATATCGAGTTCTCTTGTTTTCACTTCTCCCACCATTCCTGGAATGCTTGTCTCCAGATCCTGCAAAGTGATGACATTTCCCGAGCTCATCAAGAGTAAACGTTCTACCACATTTCTTAGCTCGCGGATGTTTCCTTTCCATGGCAAGGATTGGAATCGATCCAGCACTTCCTGTGAAAACTGTTTCGGCGCAAAATTATTTTCAATCGCATAATGATCAGCGAAATGCCTGACCAAAAGCGGAATATCCATTAAACGTTCACTCAAAGGTGGAACGTAAATCGGTATGACGTTCAGTCTGAAGAAAAGATCTGCGCGAAAACGCCCCCCTTCAATTTCCTCTTCAAGATGCTTGTTGGTGGCAGCAATAACGCGCACATTGACCACAACCAGTTTCGATCCGCCAACCTTTTCCAGTTCCCCCTGTTCCAGGACACGCAAGACTTTTGCCTGCGTGCGATGACTCATATCTCCGATTTCATCCAGGAAGATGGTTCCGCCATCGGCCTGCTCAAACTTCCCAATCTTTTTGTCAACAGCTCCGGTAAAAGATCCCTTTTCATGACCAAACAGCTCGCTTTCAATCAGCTCTTCGGGAATCGCCGCACAATTGACCTTCACAAAAGGCTTATCTGCCCGGGTACTATTCTTGTATATTGCCCGGGCAATCAGTTCTTTGCCGGTGCCGCTCTCCCCGCGAATCAAGACCGTTGAATTGGAGGGAGCTGCTTTTGCAATCGCTTCGCGGAGTCGCTTCATTGCATCGCTTTCGCCGATCATCTGAAACCGTTCTTCCACCTGAAGCTTTAGCTCGCGGTATTCCTCCATGAGCTTTTTTCTTTCCAGAGCATTACGCAACACAACGAGGAGTTTTTCCCGTTCGAGCGGCTTCTCCAGAAAATCGAAAGCGCCCCGCTTGATAAAATCCACTGCCGTGCTAACTGATGCATGGCCCGATATGATAATCACCGGGGAGACCAGACCTTTTTTCTTCAAGATGTCAAAGACCTCACCGCCGTCCATATTTGGCATCTTGATATCCAGAAAAATGACATCCGGATGCTCCTCATCAATGATTCGAATCCCGTCCGGACCGTTCAAAGCCGAAATATACCGGTAGCCTTCGTATTCGAGGATCATTTTGAGCGTGGATTGAATATCCGGCTCATCGTCAATTACGAGAATTTTTGGCTTTGGCATTCAGTCACCTAAAAAGGACACTCAAAATATAGTAAGAGGAGAAAGCGGTGTCAAATGAAGAGCTTAGGGGACTTGAAGGGTGACGACCAGGTAGCTTCCGAAACGGTAAATGTACAGCAAGAAAATCTCCCCTTTTTTTGCTTCGGCGATAACCTTCTCCAGAGCGGCCGCATCAGCGACCGGTTTTTTGTTGGCTTCGAGAATGATGTCGCCGGTTCTCAGGCCTGCAATATCGGCGGCGCGACCGGATTGAATGTGCTGAATTACCACGCCTTTCTCATGATCCGGTTGCAACACAGGGTGAGCCGCTTGCAAGTTTTCGATTTTCCAACCGACCCGGTCTGATTCCTTTTTCTGTAGCGGAATTTCTGGAGCTTTTGCTTCAACAAGATCTCTTTCCATGAGCTCCGAAAGGATTTCCAAACTTTCTTGATCGCGAAGAACTCGTAGTCTTATTTTCCGTCCTGGTGGAGTCTCAGCAACATAGCGGCGGAACTGATCTTCTGTTTGGACCTTTTTTCCATCGAATTCCACAATCACATCGTAGCGTTTCAAACCTGCTTTAGCAGCCGGCGTATCCCGCTGAACCGAAGAAATGATGACACCCTCTTTCTGCGACAAGCCGAGGGCTGTTTGCAAATCAGGAGTTATATCTTGCGGCACCAATCCTAAGAATCCGCGCCGAACTTTACCCTTTTCCATCAACTGCGGCAGAATCTCTTTTGCCATGTTAATGGGAATCGAAAAACCAATTCCGGTTCCCTGAGAGCTGATCAAGGTATTAATCCCGATTACTTCCCCCTTCACGTTGAGCAACGGACCACCCGAATTTCCAAAATTAATTGCGGCATCAGTCTGAATGAAATTATCAAAAATCGTGGTTCCTAGTTTTCGATTTAAAGCGCTGATAACACCAACCGTGACCGTGTGATCGTAAACAAAAGGATTTCCGATCGCCATGACCAG includes:
- a CDS encoding sigma-54 dependent transcriptional regulator, which codes for MPKPKILVIDDEPDIQSTLKMILEYEGYRYISALNGPDGIRIIDEEHPDVIFLDIKMPNMDGGEVFDILKKKGLVSPVIIISGHASVSTAVDFIKRGAFDFLEKPLEREKLLVVLRNALERKKLMEEYRELKLQVEERFQMIGESDAMKRLREAIAKAAPSNSTVLIRGESGTGKELIARAIYKNSTRADKPFVKVNCAAIPEELIESELFGHEKGSFTGAVDKKIGKFEQADGGTIFLDEIGDMSHRTQAKVLRVLEQGELEKVGGSKLVVVNVRVIAATNKHLEEEIEGGRFRADLFFRLNVIPIYVPPLSERLMDIPLLVRHFADHYAIENNFAPKQFSQEVLDRFQSLPWKGNIRELRNVVERLLLMSSGNVITLQDLETSIPGMVGEVKTRELDISLGQLETLKDFKETAEKLFLMEKLKQNNWNIAKTAKKIKTPRSNLYKKLEQYKIAIKKEGIV
- a CDS encoding Do family serine endopeptidase, with the protein product MQSPRVFMAAGLCGVICLALGIFIGSSRITASDAPLETRRELMDLSDAFAEIAEHVNPSVVHISCVGPEVAEEREELQEEEQDESPFGFGSGVIINPEGYILTSSHVIDSAAKIEVKLSDNRQFIAKLIGQDRETDLALIKVDSENPLPAAPMGDSDRLRPGQLVMAIGNPFVYDHTVTVGVISALNRKLGTTIFDNFIQTDAAINFGNSGGPLLNVKGEVIGINTLISSQGTGIGFSIPINMAKEILPQLMEKGKVRRGFLGLVPQDITPDLQTALGLSQKEGVIISSVQRDTPAAKAGLKRYDVIVEFDGKKVQTEDQFRRYVAETPPGRKIRLRVLRDQESLEILSELMERDLVEAKAPEIPLQKKESDRVGWKIENLQAAHPVLQPDHEKGVVIQHIQSGRAADIAGLRTGDIILEANKKPVADAAALEKVIAEAKKGEIFLLYIYRFGSYLVVTLQVP